A part of Citrifermentans bremense genomic DNA contains:
- a CDS encoding cobyric acid synthase — protein sequence MSKLYVVGIGPGGLNHMTFEAREAIEKADVIVGYKTYLEFIEPLLSGKEVVSSGMMREVERCSEALAIAATGKTVALVSSGDAGIYGMAGLALELADAPGEGAPSPYPGVEILIVPGVSAVQAAASVLGAPLMHDFAVISLSDLLTPLDTIRQRLKAAAAADFVVALYNPRSKGRVTQIEEAQAILIAARGPKTPVGIVRNACREGEERIVTTLGEMLTHPIDMFSIVIIGNASTRLSDDGRIVTPRGYATRGEERKGGGKRQESAAATPANPQAVMFCGTGSDVGKSVITAGFCRILKRRGISVAPFKSQNMALNSAVTPEGGEIGRAQGVQAEACGIAPHTDMNPILLKPNSDTGSQVIVQGRVVRNMGVKEYNAYKPEAFVKVQESFQRLKERFDFIVMEGAGSIAEINLRAHDIANLKVAAMAGAPAILVADIDRGGVFAQIVGTLELLTPEEKALVKGVIINKFRGDASLLASGIEYVEERTGVPILGVLPWFKGLSLPEEDSVALQRRANPVANEGAKLMVGVVRLSRISNYTDFSALEAEPDVELHYIDSPRQVDSLDLLILPGTKSTLADLAHIKENGMFTAVAQFKGPVVGICGGYQMLGKTVLDPERVESAHDSAAGLGLLDVVTTMLKEKQTHLVEATLLAAGQGVAAGVAAALTGYEIHLGESVLGEGALPFARIARRSGAAGIEDGAVSQDGRVFGTYLHGIFDNHGFRTAFLNRIRRAKEMPELAETAPAADPFDQLADHMEEHLDLERIFRICNFE from the coding sequence ATGTCTAAGCTTTACGTAGTGGGAATCGGCCCTGGCGGCCTGAATCATATGACCTTCGAGGCGCGCGAGGCGATCGAGAAGGCCGATGTCATCGTTGGCTACAAGACTTACCTGGAATTCATCGAGCCGCTACTCTCCGGTAAAGAGGTCGTCTCCTCGGGGATGATGCGGGAGGTGGAACGCTGCTCTGAAGCCCTCGCCATCGCCGCCACCGGGAAAACGGTGGCCCTTGTCTCCAGCGGCGACGCGGGGATCTACGGCATGGCCGGCCTCGCGCTGGAACTTGCGGACGCACCCGGCGAGGGCGCGCCCTCCCCCTATCCCGGGGTGGAGATCTTGATCGTCCCCGGCGTCTCCGCAGTACAGGCGGCGGCTTCGGTTTTGGGCGCTCCCCTCATGCACGACTTCGCCGTGATCTCGCTCTCGGACCTCTTGACCCCGCTCGACACCATAAGGCAGAGGCTGAAGGCCGCGGCCGCGGCGGACTTCGTCGTCGCCCTCTACAACCCGCGCAGCAAGGGGCGGGTCACCCAGATCGAGGAGGCCCAGGCCATCCTCATCGCCGCGCGCGGCCCGAAGACCCCGGTGGGGATCGTCAGGAACGCCTGCCGCGAGGGGGAGGAGCGCATCGTCACCACGCTCGGCGAGATGCTCACGCACCCGATCGACATGTTCTCCATCGTCATCATCGGCAACGCCTCGACCCGGCTCTCGGACGACGGACGCATCGTGACCCCCCGCGGCTACGCGACCCGGGGCGAGGAAAGGAAAGGGGGGGGCAAGCGGCAGGAAAGCGCCGCGGCGACTCCTGCCAACCCGCAGGCGGTGATGTTCTGCGGCACAGGTTCGGATGTCGGCAAGTCCGTAATCACCGCGGGGTTCTGCCGCATCCTGAAGCGCCGCGGCATCTCGGTCGCCCCCTTCAAGTCTCAGAACATGGCGCTCAATTCGGCGGTGACGCCCGAAGGGGGTGAGATCGGCCGCGCCCAGGGGGTGCAGGCGGAAGCCTGCGGCATCGCGCCGCACACCGACATGAACCCGATCCTCCTGAAGCCGAACTCGGACACCGGGAGCCAGGTGATCGTGCAGGGGCGGGTGGTGCGCAACATGGGGGTGAAGGAGTACAACGCCTACAAGCCCGAGGCTTTCGTGAAGGTGCAGGAGAGCTTCCAAAGGCTCAAGGAGCGTTTCGACTTCATCGTCATGGAGGGGGCGGGTAGCATCGCCGAGATCAACCTGCGCGCCCACGACATCGCCAACCTGAAGGTTGCGGCCATGGCGGGGGCGCCGGCCATCCTCGTGGCAGACATCGACCGCGGGGGCGTTTTCGCGCAGATCGTGGGGACCCTGGAACTCTTGACGCCGGAAGAAAAGGCACTGGTCAAGGGGGTCATCATCAACAAGTTCCGCGGCGACGCCTCCCTCCTCGCTTCGGGGATCGAGTACGTGGAAGAGCGAACCGGGGTCCCCATCCTCGGGGTGCTTCCCTGGTTCAAGGGGCTCTCGCTCCCTGAGGAGGACAGCGTCGCGCTGCAAAGGCGCGCCAACCCCGTGGCGAACGAGGGGGCTAAGCTCATGGTCGGGGTGGTCCGCCTCTCCAGGATCTCCAACTACACTGACTTCAGCGCGCTGGAGGCCGAGCCCGACGTCGAGCTCCACTACATCGACTCGCCGCGGCAGGTCGATTCGCTGGACCTCCTGATCCTCCCGGGGACCAAGTCGACCCTGGCGGACCTGGCCCATATCAAGGAAAACGGGATGTTCACCGCGGTCGCCCAGTTCAAGGGGCCGGTGGTGGGGATCTGCGGCGGGTACCAGATGCTGGGGAAAACGGTGCTCGACCCGGAGCGGGTGGAATCGGCGCACGACAGCGCGGCGGGGCTTGGGCTGCTGGACGTGGTGACCACCATGCTCAAGGAGAAGCAGACCCACCTGGTCGAGGCGACGCTGCTGGCGGCGGGGCAGGGGGTGGCAGCGGGAGTTGCCGCCGCGCTCACCGGTTACGAGATCCACCTGGGAGAAAGCGTCCTGGGAGAGGGCGCGCTCCCCTTCGCCAGGATCGCGAGGCGCTCCGGCGCCGCCGGGATCGAGGACGGCGCGGTGTCGCAGGACGGGCGGGTTTTCGGCACCTATCTGCACGGCATCTTCGACAACCACGGTTTCCGGACCGCTTTCCTGAACCGGATCCGCCGCGCGAAGGAGATGCCGGAACTGGCGGAGACGGCGCCGGCCGCGGATCCCTTCGACCAGCTGGCGGACCATATGGAAGAGCACCTGGATCTGGAGCGGATCTTCAGGATCTGCAACTTTGAATGA
- the cbiB gene encoding adenosylcobinamide-phosphate synthase CbiB: MNHLADHTAVVLAAVALDLLLGDPRRLPHPVVGMGRMINFLERVLRRVFGNLRVAGMVLLVVTVGVSYGAAALLLYVAGHVSPAAGFAAGVYLAWVSLAARSLHLESAKVAKALARGDLPGARLALSYIVGRETADLDEQEIVRGAVETVAENTGDGVIAPLFYLMLGGPALAIAYKAVNTLDSMVGYKNERYLEFGWASARFDDVANYVPARLTALLMVLAAPIWALSGGDAWRIMRRDGRNHSSPNSGYPEAAAAGALGVRLGGANRYFGRIVEKPTIGDPVRPLTLAAYSGVVRLMYASELILVAAWCVAMVFG, from the coding sequence ATGAACCATCTCGCTGACCATACCGCGGTAGTCCTGGCGGCGGTTGCTCTCGACCTGCTCCTGGGGGACCCGCGCCGGCTGCCGCATCCGGTGGTCGGCATGGGGAGGATGATCAACTTTCTGGAGAGGGTGCTGCGCCGGGTTTTCGGCAACCTCCGCGTGGCGGGAATGGTTCTCCTTGTCGTCACGGTCGGCGTTAGCTATGGCGCGGCGGCGCTCCTTCTGTACGTCGCCGGGCACGTCTCCCCAGCCGCCGGGTTCGCCGCCGGGGTTTATCTTGCCTGGGTCTCCCTCGCCGCGCGCTCGCTGCACCTGGAGTCGGCCAAGGTGGCCAAGGCGCTCGCACGGGGAGACCTGCCGGGAGCCCGGCTGGCGCTTTCCTACATCGTCGGCCGCGAGACTGCCGATCTGGACGAACAGGAAATCGTCCGCGGGGCGGTGGAGACCGTGGCCGAGAACACCGGGGACGGCGTGATCGCGCCGCTTTTCTACCTGATGCTCGGCGGCCCCGCGCTCGCCATCGCCTACAAGGCGGTGAACACGCTCGACTCCATGGTGGGGTACAAGAACGAGCGCTATCTCGAGTTCGGTTGGGCCTCGGCCCGCTTCGACGACGTCGCGAACTACGTTCCGGCCCGGCTGACCGCGCTGCTCATGGTCCTTGCCGCCCCCATCTGGGCCTTAAGCGGCGGCGACGCCTGGCGCATCATGCGCCGCGACGGACGCAACCACTCTTCCCCCAACAGCGGTTACCCGGAGGCTGCGGCCGCAGGCGCCCTGGGGGTGAGGCTCGGGGGCGCCAACCGCTACTTCGGCAGGATCGTGGAAAAACCGACCATCGGGGACCCGGTGAGGCCCCTCACGCTCGCCGCCTACAGCGGGGTGGTGCGGCTCATGTACGCAAGCGAGCTCATCCTGGTCGCAGCGTGGTGCGTCGCTATGGTCTTCGGCTAA